A region from the Arthrobacter gengyunqii genome encodes:
- a CDS encoding metal ABC transporter ATP-binding protein, with translation MTGPVVRLRSAGLSFGSRTLWDGLDLDINAGEFLAVLGPNGSGKTSFLKVLLGLQQLSRGTVEINGKPAQRGSRDIGYIPQQKAFGPGTPLRARDLVGLGVDGNKWGLRLNRAPVRRRVDDLLEQVGATRYANEPVGMLSGGELQRLRAAQALATDPDLLLCDEPLLSLDLHHQQAISALIDRRCHEQGSAVVFVTHEINPVIDYVDRVLYLAGGTFRTGTPSEVLRSDVLSEMYGSRVEVLRSHGRIVVLGIPDATTHVHGESEDDHGLE, from the coding sequence GTGACCGGTCCCGTTGTCCGGCTCCGGAGCGCCGGCCTGTCCTTCGGTTCCCGCACCCTCTGGGACGGTTTGGACCTGGACATTAATGCGGGTGAATTCCTGGCGGTGCTGGGGCCCAACGGCTCCGGCAAGACAAGCTTCCTGAAGGTCCTGCTGGGTCTGCAGCAGCTGAGCCGGGGAACGGTGGAGATCAACGGCAAACCCGCCCAGCGCGGCAGCCGCGACATCGGCTACATTCCCCAGCAGAAGGCCTTCGGCCCTGGAACCCCCCTGCGGGCAAGAGACCTGGTGGGTCTCGGCGTCGACGGCAACAAATGGGGACTGCGGCTGAACCGCGCTCCGGTGCGCCGGAGGGTGGACGATCTCCTGGAACAGGTGGGCGCCACCCGGTACGCCAATGAACCCGTGGGGATGTTGTCCGGCGGCGAGCTCCAGCGGCTGCGTGCCGCGCAGGCACTGGCCACTGATCCTGACCTGCTCCTCTGCGACGAACCGCTGCTGTCCCTGGACCTGCACCACCAGCAGGCCATCAGCGCCCTGATCGACCGCCGCTGCCATGAGCAGGGCTCGGCCGTGGTGTTCGTGACGCACGAAATCAACCCCGTGATCGACTACGTGGACCGCGTGCTGTATCTGGCCGGCGGCACCTTCCGCACCGGAACGCCGTCGGAGGTGCTGCGGTCGGACGTGCTCTCGGAGATGTACGGAAGCCGGGTGGAAGTGCTGCGCAGCCACGGCCGCATAGTTGTCCTCGGCATTCCCGACGCGACCACCCACGTCCACGGCGAGAGCGAGGATGACCATGGACTTGAGTGA